Proteins encoded by one window of Candidatus Sumerlaea chitinivorans:
- a CDS encoding 2-dehydropantoate 2-reductase, protein MFKGRIGVIGAGALGAFYGACLARAGADVHFLMRSDYEAVRQHGLRIQSILGDFDLRPPVYASARELGPCDLLLVGLKTVDNAALPELLAPTATADTIILTLQNGLGNEEAIAAALVSNRTVCDFPTASKQIIGGTAFLCSNRIAPGVIHHSAHGFIRLAEFCGRPRSRTHEIAQSFVEAGIECEVRESLASIRWEKLVWNIPFNGLGVAAHHADTRVILEDPELRALAWNLMGEVLEAARADGVSIPDELRADLMQKTESMGAYKSSMQIDYENGRPLEVEALLGEPVRRARRAGIPVPRMEMLYALVRRLDQQNRCRIRS, encoded by the coding sequence ATGTTCAAAGGGCGAATCGGGGTGATCGGGGCGGGAGCGCTGGGGGCGTTTTATGGGGCGTGCCTCGCGCGGGCCGGAGCGGACGTTCATTTCCTAATGCGCTCTGATTACGAGGCAGTTCGCCAACACGGGCTCCGAATCCAATCCATTCTTGGGGATTTTGACTTACGTCCGCCGGTGTACGCCTCGGCACGCGAGCTTGGCCCGTGTGACCTCCTGCTCGTCGGACTCAAAACGGTGGATAACGCTGCTCTCCCGGAGCTTCTCGCTCCCACAGCAACCGCGGACACCATCATTCTGACGCTGCAGAATGGTCTCGGCAACGAGGAAGCAATTGCAGCTGCCCTTGTTAGCAATCGTACCGTTTGCGATTTTCCGACGGCTTCCAAGCAGATTATTGGGGGAACGGCGTTCCTCTGCAGCAATCGCATTGCGCCGGGGGTGATCCATCATTCAGCCCATGGTTTCATTAGATTGGCGGAGTTCTGCGGCCGCCCGCGCTCCCGAACCCACGAAATCGCTCAGTCGTTTGTTGAAGCTGGGATTGAGTGTGAGGTCCGCGAGTCGTTAGCGAGCATTCGATGGGAAAAACTGGTGTGGAACATCCCCTTCAATGGATTGGGGGTTGCCGCACACCATGCCGACACGCGCGTGATTCTCGAGGATCCGGAACTTCGGGCTTTAGCGTGGAACCTAATGGGCGAAGTCCTCGAGGCAGCCCGGGCTGATGGAGTCTCAATTCCCGACGAATTGCGGGCGGACCTTATGCAGAAGACAGAATCCATGGGAGCGTACAAGAGCTCGATGCAGATCGATTACGAAAATGGTCGTCCGCTCGAGGTTGAAGCGCTTCTCGGGGAACCCGTGCGGCGAGCCCGACGGGCCGGCATCCCCGTCCCGCGAATGGAAATGCTTTATGCGCTGGTTCGCCGGCTGGATCAGCAAAACCGATGCCGAATAAGGTCGTGA
- a CDS encoding Acetyl/acyl transferase related protein yields the protein MKIGRGAEIGEYVVIGVPPKGKKDGELKTVIGPKAILRSHTVIYAGNVIGAHFATGHGVLIREENEIGDHVSIGSHSIVEHHVKIGNGVRIHSSAFIPEYSVLEDHAWIGPHVVFTNVLHPLCPEVPKCIKGPYICSGAKIGANATLLPSITVGAMALVAAGSVVTRDVPPRAVVAGNPARIVKTIDDLTCPWDYIASPYTIVESEISEKRGGSPRKQK from the coding sequence GTGAAAATTGGCCGCGGGGCAGAAATCGGCGAGTATGTCGTCATCGGAGTGCCCCCAAAAGGCAAAAAAGACGGGGAGCTGAAAACCGTCATCGGACCGAAGGCGATCCTGCGTTCCCACACAGTCATCTATGCAGGGAATGTGATTGGGGCCCACTTTGCCACCGGCCACGGGGTACTGATTCGCGAAGAAAATGAAATCGGTGATCACGTGAGTATTGGTTCTCACTCCATTGTCGAGCACCATGTGAAAATTGGCAACGGCGTGCGCATTCACTCTTCGGCTTTTATCCCTGAGTATTCTGTCCTCGAGGACCATGCGTGGATCGGGCCGCATGTGGTGTTCACAAATGTCCTCCATCCGTTATGCCCGGAAGTGCCCAAGTGCATCAAAGGACCGTATATCTGCAGCGGTGCGAAAATTGGGGCGAATGCAACTCTGCTACCAAGTATCACGGTGGGGGCAATGGCTTTAGTGGCAGCCGGATCTGTAGTTACGCGGGATGTGCCGCCGCGCGCAGTTGTCGCTGGAAATCCGGCGCGCATCGTGAAGACCATTGATGATCTGACTTGCCCGTGGGACTACATTGCGTCGCCGTACACAATCGTAGAAAGCGAAATATCCGAAAAACGTGGGGGAAGCCCAAGAAAACAAAAGTAA
- a CDS encoding Glycosyltransferase translates to MKILYICCDLGVEISGRKGASTHVREACHALQRYGHEVLLVSPVVGDRSKLGFPVVEVTPPRTRWLGADLRYVVLNYQMQRLLPKIIQDFAPDVVYERYSLYQTAGQAICRKLGIPRILEVNTLLATELRHRLRFPRLARLIESRLWRGESAIICVSSVLRDMIVKQSGLDMGRMAGIVVSPVGVDPDVFAPTVSPLPRSKVGCERHVIVGYVGTLTTWHGVELFFKVGRLLQDENLPICLVVVGGEPERVERLRQRAATECLEHLHFAGSVPHEEVPHWLATMDICLIADTQDWSSPTKYFEMAAMGKPVVAARVAAIEEVMGGDGVGGVLFERGNAQDAVSKLRLLVEHPEQAKTLGQQARERVLENYSWERNLERMMALYRKLGVSKAELWAGNSQASSRRTC, encoded by the coding sequence GTGAAAATTCTCTATATTTGCTGTGATCTCGGAGTTGAAATCTCGGGGCGCAAAGGAGCCTCAACCCACGTGCGGGAAGCTTGCCATGCTCTCCAGCGCTATGGCCACGAAGTCCTGCTCGTGAGCCCGGTCGTGGGAGACCGCTCAAAACTTGGTTTCCCTGTGGTGGAAGTCACCCCGCCGCGCACACGCTGGCTGGGCGCGGACCTGCGCTACGTCGTGCTGAATTACCAAATGCAAAGGCTCCTGCCTAAAATCATTCAGGACTTTGCTCCGGACGTGGTGTATGAGCGGTATTCGCTCTATCAAACTGCGGGGCAAGCAATCTGCCGCAAGCTGGGCATTCCGCGCATCTTGGAAGTCAACACTCTGCTGGCCACAGAACTCCGCCACAGACTTCGGTTCCCAAGACTCGCGCGCCTTATCGAAAGCAGACTCTGGCGAGGAGAATCCGCCATTATCTGCGTCTCGAGCGTGCTTCGCGATATGATTGTCAAGCAAAGTGGTCTGGATATGGGCCGAATGGCGGGGATCGTGGTGTCGCCCGTCGGAGTCGACCCAGACGTCTTTGCCCCCACCGTCTCTCCACTGCCTCGCTCAAAGGTGGGATGCGAGAGACACGTCATCGTGGGCTATGTGGGGACCCTCACGACATGGCATGGAGTGGAGCTTTTCTTCAAAGTTGGGCGTCTTCTTCAGGACGAAAACCTGCCAATTTGCTTGGTTGTCGTCGGAGGCGAGCCCGAGCGCGTGGAACGCCTTCGCCAGCGGGCCGCAACCGAATGCTTGGAGCATCTTCATTTCGCTGGAAGCGTGCCACATGAGGAGGTACCACACTGGCTTGCGACGATGGATATCTGCCTCATTGCCGACACACAGGATTGGTCCTCGCCCACCAAGTACTTTGAAATGGCAGCGATGGGGAAACCTGTTGTGGCTGCGCGGGTTGCTGCAATCGAAGAAGTGATGGGTGGGGATGGTGTGGGCGGCGTACTCTTTGAGCGTGGCAACGCGCAGGATGCAGTCTCCAAACTTCGCTTATTGGTTGAGCATCCCGAGCAAGCGAAAACGCTTGGGCAACAGGCACGCGAGCGCGTCCTTGAAAACTATTCGTGGGAACGCAACCTCGAACGCATGATGGCACTCTACCGAAAACTCGGTGTGTCCAAAGCTGAACTTTGGGCTGGAAACTCCCAAGCCTCAAGTAGGAGAACGTGCTGA
- a CDS encoding O-antigen export system, permease protein — protein sequence MRRPLVQQIELVLSLTKRDLKARYKESVFGFLWSFFRPALLTLILWLVFAVMLRLPAPSPNIPYWLHMLVSVLLWNYFAGSIIESTHSLVANANLIKKVALDAEVFPIACILSNAIHLALALSLAFVIIIFTTGQVTWHLLLLPVFVAVGSLTILALSLLFAALNVLVRDIGSAVDLLLQAWFYLTPILYPVSMAQERIHHVLGPRWFDLYMANPVAPVMVGARYALLYGNSSAEMGTTSMWCYLGLATAVGLALLIPSWVVFRRLSARFADEL from the coding sequence ATGCGACGCCCGCTCGTTCAGCAAATTGAGCTTGTGCTCAGCCTGACGAAACGCGACCTCAAGGCTCGCTACAAGGAATCTGTGTTTGGATTTCTATGGTCTTTCTTTCGGCCGGCACTGCTGACGCTGATTTTATGGTTGGTCTTTGCGGTGATGCTCCGGTTGCCTGCTCCAAGCCCGAACATCCCTTATTGGCTTCACATGCTCGTGAGTGTTCTCCTCTGGAACTACTTTGCAGGCTCGATCATTGAGTCCACGCACTCACTTGTCGCGAACGCAAACCTAATTAAGAAAGTCGCTCTGGATGCTGAGGTCTTTCCGATCGCCTGCATTTTATCGAATGCGATTCACTTGGCGCTGGCGCTGTCTTTAGCCTTTGTCATCATTATCTTCACTACGGGGCAGGTCACGTGGCACCTGTTGCTGTTACCTGTGTTTGTGGCGGTAGGTTCGTTGACGATCCTCGCGCTCTCCTTGCTCTTTGCAGCGCTCAACGTGCTGGTACGCGACATCGGCAGCGCAGTGGATTTGCTCCTTCAAGCGTGGTTTTACCTGACCCCCATTTTGTATCCAGTCAGCATGGCCCAAGAGCGGATTCACCACGTTCTCGGCCCAAGATGGTTTGATCTCTACATGGCCAATCCTGTCGCGCCGGTGATGGTCGGGGCCCGATACGCATTGCTTTACGGTAACAGCAGCGCCGAAATGGGTACCACTTCTATGTGGTGTTACCTGGGCTTAGCTACGGCGGTCGGGCTCGCTCTGCTCATACCCAGCTGGGTGGTGTTCCGACGTTTGAGTGCGCGTTTCGCGGACGAATTATAA
- a CDS encoding Hydroxyacylglutathione hydrolase — MNYRIHLLVGTPFESNCYVLTAPDGAAVVIDPNEHTDEILEILRREKARLEVILNTHGHCDHVWGNASLAEVTGAPIAVHELDAPMLTNAILNGSAIFGFPYSPVAPQRLLQDGEDITAGSMVLRVLHTPGHSPGSVCYYDERNGHLFTGDLLFQGSVGRTDLPGGSYEELMTSLRRKILLLSDETLVYPGHGPSTTIGDERRTNPFLRFGGSGK; from the coding sequence GTGAACTATCGTATCCACCTTTTGGTTGGCACGCCGTTTGAAAGCAATTGCTACGTCCTGACGGCACCCGATGGGGCAGCAGTTGTCATTGATCCGAATGAGCATACGGATGAGATCCTCGAGATTCTCCGCCGAGAAAAGGCTCGGCTCGAAGTTATCCTAAACACCCACGGGCATTGCGACCACGTGTGGGGAAACGCGAGTCTTGCCGAAGTCACAGGGGCGCCAATTGCCGTCCATGAACTGGATGCACCCATGCTCACGAATGCCATCCTGAATGGGTCGGCCATTTTTGGATTTCCGTACTCTCCGGTCGCTCCGCAGCGGTTATTGCAGGATGGCGAGGACATTACCGCCGGTAGTATGGTGCTACGGGTCCTCCATACCCCCGGGCACAGTCCTGGGTCGGTGTGTTACTACGATGAGCGCAATGGGCACCTCTTCACGGGGGACCTTCTCTTTCAGGGTTCAGTCGGACGGACAGATTTGCCGGGAGGAAGCTACGAGGAATTGATGACCTCACTCCGCAGAAAGATTCTGCTCCTCTCCGACGAGACGCTCGTCTATCCGGGACATGGGCCGTCCACGACGATTGGCGATGAACGTCGCACCAACCCCTTTCTGCGGTTCGGAGGTTCCGGCAAGTGA
- a CDS encoding 2-Keto-3-deoxy-D-manno-octulosonate-8-phosphate synthase encodes MNTAKIPTKRVQIASVAIGGGAPVAVIAGPCVIESREHTLRLAEAIVKASQATQVPVIFKASYDKANRSSIAAYRGPGIEEGLCILAEVKSQFSVPVLTDVHTEEQARIAAEIVDVIQIPAFLCRQTDLLVAAGKTGKPVNIKKGQFMAPWDMKNACAKVASTGNDQILLTERGASFGYNNLVSDMRSLVVMRESGYPVIFDATHSVQLPGGLGHATGGQRQYIFPLARAAAATGIDALFVETHDDPDRALSDGPNALPLAMLSTLMNQVKELDAWLSTQTMQA; translated from the coding sequence ATGAACACAGCAAAAATCCCAACGAAGCGCGTTCAAATTGCGAGTGTGGCGATCGGCGGTGGCGCCCCAGTCGCGGTGATTGCGGGACCATGTGTGATCGAAAGCCGTGAACACACGTTGCGTCTTGCCGAGGCCATCGTGAAAGCGAGCCAGGCAACCCAAGTCCCTGTGATTTTCAAGGCGAGCTATGACAAAGCCAACCGCAGCTCGATCGCCGCTTACCGTGGGCCGGGGATCGAAGAAGGACTTTGCATTCTGGCGGAAGTAAAGTCGCAATTCAGCGTTCCGGTGCTGACCGACGTCCACACCGAAGAGCAAGCGAGAATTGCGGCAGAGATCGTGGACGTCATCCAAATCCCTGCGTTCCTGTGCCGCCAGACCGACCTGCTTGTCGCGGCCGGAAAGACCGGTAAACCTGTAAACATCAAGAAGGGTCAATTCATGGCACCGTGGGATATGAAGAACGCCTGCGCAAAGGTCGCCTCGACGGGAAATGACCAAATCCTTCTCACAGAACGCGGAGCAAGCTTTGGCTACAACAATTTAGTCAGCGACATGCGCTCGCTGGTTGTCATGCGGGAAAGCGGTTATCCAGTGATTTTCGATGCGACGCATTCGGTGCAATTGCCCGGCGGTTTGGGCCACGCGACCGGTGGACAACGGCAGTACATTTTCCCATTAGCGCGTGCAGCGGCGGCAACCGGCATTGACGCTCTCTTCGTGGAAACCCACGACGATCCGGACCGCGCTCTCAGCGACGGGCCAAACGCGTTGCCACTTGCCATGCTTTCCACCTTGATGAACCAAGTCAAAGAGCTCGACGCATGGCTGTCGACTCAGACCATGCAGGCGTAG
- a CDS encoding Glutamate synthase [NADPH] large chain produces the protein MTQGTVRPTTQGLYDPQYEHDACGVGFVVDIKGRKSHEIVQQALQVLVNLSHRGACGCDPQTGDGAGILLQIPHEFFVQECAKLGINLPGPGQYGVGVAFFSPNPGHREHCERKIMEVVAEEGQEFLGWRDVPVRPEHIGEVARSVMPVIRQFFVKKKGIYAGQEVFERKLYVIRKWANRRIKDDRIPGYEMFYMPSLSSRTVIYKGMLMSHQIPLFYPDLNDPKVVSALALVHSRFSTNTFPSWELAHPYRMIAHNGEINTLRGNRNWMRSRQATLTSALFGDEIYKLFPLVTETGSDSATFDNALEFLVMGGRPLEQAIMMMIPEAWTGNPYMDPDLRAFYEYHACLMEPWDGPAAIAFTDGVRIGAVLDRNGLRPGRYWVTSDDRLIYASETGVLDVPVENIVYKGKMQPGRMLLVDTQAGRIVEDSEIKRSLATRHPYRKWVEENILDIDELPAPPKVGEDQPIDEEQLLTLQQAFGYTLEDLRILMAPMAAKGEEAIGSMGNDAPLAVLSPRPQLLFNYFKQLFAQVTNPPIDSIREEMVMSTINYIGKWGNILDEVPSHARMVRVHHPIITNEQLEKLKNIDDGFNRAIVIPMLFDVREGEAGLAKAMDELCARGEQACRDGYSIIILSDRGVDENHAPIPSLLATAGLHHHLIREGLRGYVGIVVETGEAREIQHFVLLIGYGAGAINPYLAFDTIADMVRNRTLPAELLPPAGLTVEQAFKNFIKAADKAILKVIAKMGISTIQSYQGAQIFEAIGLNKEVIDRYFTHTASRIGGVGLDVIAREALMRHRNAFPEDRVSRLPLLDWGGQYQWRRGGEPHLFSPDAVFKLQHAVRTENYDVYKEYAQLINDQSEALCTLRGLFKFRKGNPIPIDEVEPVSSIVKRFATGAMSFGSISKEAHEALAIAMNELGGKSNTGEGGEDPERFRPDPDGKWRRSAIKQVASGRFGVTTNYLVNADELQIKMAQGAKPGEGGQLPGHKVFPEIARVRHSTPFVGLISPPPHHDIYSIEDLAQLIHDLKNVNPQARISVKLVAEVGVGTVAAGVAKAHADVVLISGHDGGTGASPLTSIKHAGIPWELGLAETQQTLVLNDLRSRIIVQVDGQMKTGRDVAIAALLGAEEWGFATAPLVALGCIMMRKCHLNTCPVGVATQDPVLRARFAGRPEYVINYFRFVAQELREIMAQLGFRTVDEMIGRTDMLEVQEAIDHWKARGLDFTQIFYQPPRKPGVEIRCVKPQDHGLEHALDHELIRRCKNALDTLEPVRFEMPIRNVNRTVGAMLSGEAAKRYGEEQMPPETIHIKFTGSAGQSFGVWLYGGITFELEGDANDYFGKGLSGGRLIVYPPRNARFVPEENIIIGNTCLYGATSGEAYVRGRAGERFAVRNSGAKAVVEGVGDHGCEYMTGGTVVVIGPTGRNFAAGMSGGIAFVWDVDGKFETRCNKAMVDLEPVSDEKDIELLKLLLTNHEKLTGSTVARRILDQFEATLPQFVKIMPKDFRRALSQLDEEERARAEAKLMPIPA, from the coding sequence ATGACGCAAGGGACAGTGCGACCCACAACTCAAGGGCTTTACGATCCGCAATATGAACACGACGCCTGTGGCGTCGGGTTCGTGGTCGACATCAAGGGACGAAAGTCGCACGAGATCGTTCAACAAGCCCTTCAAGTCCTTGTCAATCTGAGCCACCGTGGCGCATGTGGCTGCGATCCGCAGACGGGCGACGGTGCCGGCATCCTCCTGCAGATTCCGCACGAGTTCTTTGTCCAAGAGTGCGCCAAGCTTGGCATCAACCTTCCCGGCCCCGGCCAATATGGGGTGGGCGTGGCGTTCTTTTCGCCCAACCCCGGACACCGCGAACACTGTGAACGCAAGATTATGGAGGTCGTGGCTGAGGAAGGCCAGGAGTTTCTTGGCTGGCGAGATGTGCCTGTCCGCCCCGAGCACATCGGTGAAGTCGCCCGCTCGGTCATGCCCGTGATCCGCCAGTTTTTCGTTAAAAAGAAAGGCATTTACGCCGGCCAAGAAGTTTTTGAGCGCAAACTTTACGTAATTCGTAAGTGGGCGAACCGCCGGATCAAAGACGATCGGATTCCGGGCTACGAAATGTTCTATATGCCCAGCCTGTCCAGTCGGACAGTGATCTACAAGGGCATGCTCATGTCGCACCAGATCCCCCTCTTTTACCCCGACTTGAACGACCCGAAAGTGGTGAGCGCGCTTGCTCTGGTTCATTCGCGCTTTTCAACAAACACTTTCCCAAGCTGGGAACTCGCCCATCCTTACCGCATGATTGCGCATAATGGTGAGATCAACACCTTGCGCGGCAACCGCAACTGGATGCGCTCGCGCCAAGCTACGCTGACGAGCGCTCTGTTTGGCGATGAGATCTACAAGCTGTTTCCGCTCGTCACGGAAACCGGAAGCGACTCCGCGACCTTCGATAACGCGTTGGAGTTCTTAGTAATGGGTGGCCGCCCGCTCGAGCAGGCCATCATGATGATGATCCCCGAAGCGTGGACTGGTAACCCCTACATGGACCCCGACCTGAGGGCATTTTATGAGTACCACGCTTGTCTGATGGAGCCGTGGGACGGGCCTGCCGCCATTGCGTTCACGGACGGAGTCCGGATCGGAGCGGTCCTCGACCGCAACGGTTTGCGCCCCGGTCGCTATTGGGTGACTTCGGACGACCGGCTCATCTATGCGAGCGAAACTGGGGTTCTTGATGTCCCGGTTGAGAATATTGTCTACAAAGGCAAAATGCAGCCGGGCCGCATGCTGCTCGTGGACACACAGGCCGGCCGAATTGTGGAGGATTCCGAAATCAAGCGTAGCCTTGCCACCCGCCATCCCTATCGCAAATGGGTGGAAGAAAACATTCTGGATATCGATGAGCTGCCCGCTCCTCCGAAGGTGGGAGAGGATCAGCCAATTGACGAAGAGCAACTTCTGACGCTGCAGCAGGCGTTCGGCTACACCCTTGAGGATCTGCGCATTTTGATGGCCCCCATGGCAGCCAAAGGGGAGGAAGCGATTGGTTCCATGGGAAATGATGCGCCGTTGGCAGTCCTTTCCCCACGCCCCCAATTGCTCTTCAACTACTTCAAGCAGTTGTTCGCACAGGTGACCAACCCCCCGATCGATAGCATCCGAGAAGAGATGGTGATGTCCACCATCAACTATATCGGTAAGTGGGGGAACATCCTCGACGAAGTGCCGTCGCATGCGCGAATGGTGCGCGTCCATCACCCAATCATCACCAATGAACAGCTCGAAAAGCTGAAGAACATCGATGACGGCTTCAACCGGGCGATCGTCATCCCAATGCTTTTTGATGTTCGCGAGGGAGAGGCCGGTTTGGCCAAAGCAATGGATGAACTGTGCGCCCGTGGGGAGCAGGCGTGCCGCGATGGCTACAGTATCATCATCCTATCCGACCGCGGGGTGGACGAAAACCACGCCCCGATCCCGTCGCTCCTTGCGACTGCTGGGCTCCACCATCATCTCATTCGCGAAGGACTCCGCGGTTATGTGGGGATCGTGGTCGAGACCGGTGAGGCTCGCGAAATCCAACACTTCGTGCTTCTCATTGGTTACGGCGCAGGGGCAATCAATCCCTACTTGGCGTTTGACACGATCGCCGATATGGTCCGCAACCGCACGCTGCCTGCCGAACTCCTCCCACCGGCAGGTCTGACTGTCGAGCAGGCCTTCAAAAACTTTATTAAGGCCGCAGACAAGGCGATTCTCAAGGTCATCGCCAAGATGGGAATTTCTACCATCCAAAGCTATCAGGGCGCTCAGATCTTCGAAGCGATCGGCTTGAACAAAGAAGTGATTGACCGCTACTTCACGCACACTGCCTCACGCATTGGCGGGGTGGGGCTCGATGTGATTGCGCGCGAAGCCCTCATGCGCCACCGCAATGCGTTTCCGGAGGACCGCGTCTCACGGCTCCCGCTCCTCGATTGGGGCGGCCAGTATCAGTGGCGCCGAGGGGGCGAACCTCACCTGTTCAGTCCCGACGCGGTCTTCAAGCTCCAACACGCTGTACGCACCGAAAATTACGACGTGTACAAGGAGTATGCCCAGCTCATCAATGACCAGAGCGAAGCCCTTTGTACACTGCGAGGGCTCTTCAAGTTCCGAAAGGGAAATCCGATTCCGATCGATGAGGTGGAGCCTGTCTCCTCAATTGTGAAGCGCTTCGCCACTGGCGCGATGAGCTTCGGCTCGATCAGCAAGGAAGCGCATGAAGCCCTTGCGATTGCAATGAACGAACTCGGCGGTAAGAGCAACACCGGCGAAGGGGGCGAGGATCCCGAGCGGTTCCGCCCTGATCCCGACGGCAAATGGCGTCGGAGTGCTATCAAGCAGGTGGCGAGTGGGCGCTTCGGAGTCACGACGAACTATCTCGTCAATGCCGATGAACTCCAGATCAAAATGGCGCAGGGCGCGAAGCCCGGCGAGGGCGGTCAGCTCCCCGGCCACAAGGTTTTCCCGGAAATCGCACGGGTACGGCATTCGACGCCGTTCGTGGGTCTTATCTCTCCGCCGCCGCACCACGACATCTATTCGATTGAGGACCTTGCGCAGCTGATTCACGATCTGAAAAACGTCAACCCACAGGCCCGCATCAGCGTCAAACTGGTCGCTGAAGTAGGCGTCGGCACTGTGGCAGCGGGCGTGGCCAAAGCTCACGCGGACGTCGTGCTCATCAGTGGCCACGACGGTGGTACGGGGGCTTCGCCTCTGACCTCGATCAAGCACGCCGGCATCCCTTGGGAGCTCGGGCTGGCCGAGACTCAGCAGACGCTTGTCCTCAACGACCTCCGAAGCCGAATCATAGTCCAAGTGGATGGCCAGATGAAGACCGGGCGCGACGTCGCAATCGCCGCGTTACTGGGTGCTGAGGAATGGGGCTTCGCGACTGCCCCGCTGGTGGCGCTGGGCTGCATCATGATGCGTAAGTGCCACCTGAATACATGTCCCGTCGGGGTGGCAACGCAGGATCCTGTTCTGCGCGCACGCTTTGCAGGGCGCCCGGAATACGTCATCAATTACTTCCGGTTCGTGGCCCAAGAGCTCCGCGAAATCATGGCCCAGCTTGGCTTCCGTACCGTGGATGAAATGATCGGTCGTACGGATATGCTCGAGGTGCAGGAGGCAATTGATCACTGGAAGGCCCGTGGCCTTGATTTCACCCAGATCTTCTATCAGCCTCCGCGGAAGCCCGGCGTTGAAATCCGGTGCGTGAAGCCACAGGACCACGGACTCGAGCACGCACTCGATCACGAGCTGATCAGGCGCTGCAAAAACGCTCTCGACACGTTGGAACCTGTGCGTTTCGAGATGCCCATTCGGAACGTGAATCGGACGGTCGGAGCGATGCTCAGCGGTGAGGCGGCCAAACGCTATGGCGAGGAGCAAATGCCGCCTGAGACGATTCACATTAAATTTACTGGTTCGGCTGGCCAGAGCTTCGGTGTCTGGCTCTACGGCGGTATCACGTTCGAGCTCGAGGGCGACGCCAATGACTACTTTGGCAAAGGCCTCAGCGGAGGGCGGTTGATTGTTTACCCCCCACGCAATGCCCGATTCGTCCCCGAGGAGAACATCATCATCGGCAACACCTGCCTTTATGGCGCAACCAGTGGGGAAGCCTACGTGCGAGGACGCGCGGGGGAACGCTTCGCTGTCCGGAACAGCGGTGCAAAGGCAGTCGTTGAGGGCGTTGGCGACCATGGTTGCGAATACATGACCGGCGGGACCGTTGTGGTCATTGGCCCGACAGGGCGAAACTTTGCGGCCGGCATGAGTGGTGGCATTGCCTTTGTGTGGGACGTGGACGGCAAGTTCGAAACCCGCTGCAACAAAGCAATGGTTGACCTCGAGCCGGTCTCTGACGAGAAGGATATCGAGCTACTCAAGCTCTTGCTTACGAATCATGAGAAGCTGACTGGCAGCACGGTTGCCCGTCGAATCCTGGATCAATTTGAAGCCACGCTGCCGCAATTTGTGAAAATTATGCCGAAAGACTTCCGTCGAGCTCTCTCCCAGCTCGACGAGGAGGAGCGGGCGCGTGCCGAGGCAAAGCTCATGCCGATCCCGGCGTAG
- a CDS encoding Acetyl-coenzyme A carboxyl transferase alpha chain: MTITAFDFEKPLIELENQLHELEKQEPRDEGAIQALREELERKQREVYTHLTPWQRVLLARHLERPHSLDYVHALMTNFIELHGDRGFADDKAVVTGFATFRGQRLCVVCQQKGRDTKENLMRNWGMMHPEGYRKAMRVMRLGEKFGMPIVVFIDTPGAFPGIGAEERGQAEAIARNIRDMFTLQVPIICIVVGEGASGGALGVGVGDRVLMLENSWYCVISPEGCAAILWKDRGLAERAAEQLKLTASDLIQLNVIDEIIPEPLGGAHRKPKETYETVGTYLARHLGELARIPTDQLLDLRYQKFRAMGRVVEVEG; encoded by the coding sequence ATGACGATTACAGCGTTTGATTTTGAGAAGCCTCTGATTGAATTAGAAAACCAGCTTCACGAGCTTGAGAAGCAAGAGCCTCGCGACGAGGGCGCGATCCAAGCCTTGCGTGAAGAGTTGGAACGTAAACAGAGGGAAGTCTACACGCACCTGACTCCTTGGCAGCGTGTGCTCTTGGCGCGCCATCTCGAGCGTCCTCATTCGCTCGACTACGTCCATGCGTTGATGACGAACTTCATTGAATTGCATGGGGACCGCGGCTTTGCGGACGACAAAGCGGTCGTGACCGGCTTTGCGACATTCCGCGGCCAACGTCTTTGTGTCGTGTGCCAGCAGAAGGGGCGCGACACTAAGGAGAACCTCATGCGCAACTGGGGAATGATGCACCCGGAGGGCTATCGCAAGGCCATGCGGGTGATGCGTTTGGGGGAAAAATTTGGGATGCCGATTGTGGTCTTTATTGACACGCCTGGGGCCTTCCCCGGGATCGGTGCGGAGGAACGGGGCCAAGCGGAGGCAATCGCTCGCAACATTCGTGACATGTTCACCCTACAGGTCCCCATTATTTGCATTGTGGTCGGAGAAGGTGCAAGCGGCGGTGCGTTAGGGGTAGGTGTGGGGGACCGCGTCCTCATGCTCGAAAACTCATGGTACTGCGTGATCTCGCCTGAGGGGTGCGCCGCGATTTTATGGAAAGACCGCGGCCTGGCCGAGCGGGCAGCAGAACAACTTAAGCTCACCGCTTCGGACCTCATCCAACTCAACGTGATTGACGAGATTATTCCGGAGCCGCTCGGAGGTGCCCACCGGAAACCCAAAGAAACCTATGAGACGGTGGGAACATATTTGGCGCGGCATCTCGGCGAGTTGGCCCGGATTCCCACGGACCAGTTGCTCGACCTACGGTATCAGAAATTCCGTGCGATGGGACGAGTTGTTGAAGTTGAGGGATGA